One genomic region from Agelaius phoeniceus isolate bAgePho1 chromosome 23, bAgePho1.hap1, whole genome shotgun sequence encodes:
- the LOC143695636 gene encoding NF-kappa-B inhibitor delta-like — translation MRALRRLDAKEHRGKTPLLVAVTARQAAIVHDLIQAGADVNAVDNKGQSALHLAATYGYTQVLQVILSLGFPLDLEMKDFEGHTPLHCAVLAHNALLREQGRQAVPEEQHRELQQQSRELESCIHLLVQTGASIYSRDVKSNKTVLHYTVQDGNVSLLRYFLELNAFKCKDFVNNKAHGNTALHMAAALPGDKNQKEMIQLLLEHGADPSIRNLDNDQPIHMAPAGIAGDQVRNLLKKGKVTPAFNSCHRSARS, via the exons ATGAGAGCCCTGAGGAGACTCGATGCCAAGGAGCACAGAGGAAAg ACTCCCCTGCTGGTGGCTGTCACCGCCAGGCAGGCAGCCATCGTCCACGACCTCatccaggcaggagcagatgTCAACGCTGTGGACAACAAGGGGCAGTCAGCTTTACACCTTGCTGCAACATATGGCTACACCCAGGTCCTCCAG GTTATCCTGTCACTGGGTTTCCCTCTGGATTTGGAAATGAAGGATTTTGAAG GCCATACccctctgcactgtgctgtCCTGGCCCACAACGCcctgctgagggagcagggcaggcaggcagtgccagaggagcagcacagggagctgcagcagcagagcagggagctggagtcCTGCATCCATCTCCTGGTGCAGACCGGAGCCTCCATCTACAGCCgg GATGTGAAAAGCAACAAGACAGTTCTTCATTACACAGTGCAGGATGGGAACGTCTCCCTGCTCAGGTACTTCCTGGAGCTGAACGCTTTCAAGTGCAAGGATTTTGTCAACAACAAG GCCCATGgcaacacagccctgcacatGGCAGCTGCTTTGCCTGGGGACAAGAACCAGAAGGAAATgatccagctgctcctggagcacgGGGCAGACCCCAGCATCAGGAATTTGGACAATGACCAGCCCATCCACATGGCCCCTGCTGGGATAGCTGGGGATCAG GTCAGGAATTTGCTGAAGAAAGGGAAAGTCACACCTGCATTCAACTCCTGCCACAGAAGTGCCAGATCCTGA
- the POU2AF1 gene encoding POU domain class 2-associating factor 1: MHWQKSSAPDQQPQPRPYQGVRVKEPVKELLKRKRGNVQNSSATAATTVVLPHQPVPSYSAMGQPCIDMDTAAPALPGPEEGAVASGWIPQAPGTPLQPLAQWSPYPDYVSHEAGSCPYSADMYVQPVCPSYTLVGPSSVLTYTSQPLITNFAPRSSTPAVVPPLEVTEQQPPLPYFPWAQPLSALPASSLQYPAASSSSFPGPQLVPVPISIPEPAPQELEDARRAIGALPIEKLLLEDEDNDTYVLSHALSVEGI, from the exons ATGCACTGGCAAAAAT ctTCTGCCCCAgaccagcagccacagcctcgCCCCTACCAAGGTGTCCGAGTGAAGGAGCCAGtgaaggagctgctgaagaggaaaagggggaatgtCCAGAATTCCAGTGCAACTGCAGCTACAACG GTTGTTCTGCCCCATCAGCCAGTCCCTTCCTACTCAGCCATGG GCCAGCCTTGCATTGACATGGAcactgctgcccctgctctgcctggcccagaggaaggagctgtggCCTCTGGGTGGATCCCCCAGGCCCCTGGCACCCCCTTGCAGCCCCTGGCTCAGTGGAGCCCTTACCCTGACTACGTGTCCCACGAGGCTGGCAGCTGTCCCTACTCAGCAGATATGTACGTCcagcctgtgtgtcccagctACACCCTGGTGGGACCCTCCTCTGTCCTCACTTACACTTCCCAGCCTCTCATCACCAATTTTGCA ccccgcaGCAGCACCCCGGCCGTGGTGCCACCGCTGGAGGTGACGGAGCAGCAGCCGCCCCTGCCCTACTTCCCGTGGGCACAGCCCCTgtctgccctgccagcctccagCCTGCAGTaccctgcagcctcctcctcctccttccccggGCCCCAGCTGGTGCCCGTGCCCATCTCCATCCCCGAGCCAGCCCCgcaggagctggaggatgcCCGGAGAGCCATCGGCGCCCTGCCCATCgagaagctgctgctggaagatGAGGACAATGATACGTACGTGTTGAGCCATGCTCTCTCTGTTGAAGGGATTTAG